In Limosilactobacillus sp. WILCCON 0051, a single window of DNA contains:
- a CDS encoding HAD family hydrolase yields the protein MSIRLIATDMDGTFLNNEHDYDHRRFKKVFDKLTKNGVQLVAASGSSYPRLRREFAAVADQMIFISQNGSVIHYGDELIDCFPLHHDDLRAVLVALTRLYGDDDINQLVISGPTTSFVDQSMDEKNFAVVKLFYENVKRVPNLQDIFKYPLDEPLTKISVNFADHIDITDVTSELDDLLPANLIMENSGFNTELIGDAHATKRNALMAIANQFNLRQNEIMTFGDNENDLGMLTLTSHSYAMKNAALPIRLAASNVTRLTNQESGVLDTIEHYFDFSR from the coding sequence ATGTCTATTCGTTTAATTGCTACTGATATGGATGGCACTTTTTTAAATAATGAGCACGACTACGACCATCGCCGCTTTAAAAAAGTCTTTGACAAACTGACCAAAAATGGCGTTCAGCTGGTGGCAGCCAGCGGTTCCTCATACCCTCGTCTGCGTCGCGAATTTGCTGCAGTTGCCGACCAGATGATTTTTATCTCGCAAAATGGTTCAGTAATCCATTATGGCGATGAGCTGATTGACTGCTTTCCGCTGCATCATGATGACTTAAGGGCCGTTTTGGTCGCGTTGACCAGGCTGTATGGTGATGACGATATCAATCAGCTGGTTATTTCAGGACCAACGACTTCATTTGTTGATCAATCCATGGATGAGAAAAATTTTGCCGTCGTCAAGCTTTTTTATGAAAACGTTAAACGCGTCCCCAACCTGCAAGACATTTTTAAATATCCGCTTGATGAGCCGCTCACTAAGATTTCGGTAAATTTTGCCGATCATATTGATATTACCGATGTTACCAGTGAGTTGGACGACCTTTTGCCAGCCAATCTGATCATGGAAAACTCGGGCTTCAATACTGAGTTGATTGGTGATGCTCATGCCACTAAGCGCAATGCTTTAATGGCGATTGCCAATCAATTCAATCTGCGCCAAAACGAAATCATGACCTTTGGCGATAATGAAAACGATCTGGGCATGCTTACTCTGACTTCTCACAGTTATGCCATGAAAAATGCCGCTTTACCAATTCGCTTGGCTGCATCCAACGTAACGCGTCTGACTAATCAAGAGAGTGGCGTTTTGGATACGATTGAACATTATTTTGATTTTTCTCGATAG
- a CDS encoding mechanosensitive ion channel domain-containing protein, protein MNKQIQQLTKSFANVDLDQIAQNIVNRLFSILLTIVIFFIILWAGKLIINYAFSHTKRFNMLGAHRMATFHTLTLNIYRYTCFFFLLYALLSLIGVPVGTLVASAGIFSIALGLGAQGFVSDMVNGFFILLEKQLDVGDVVVIGTIKGTVSGIGLRTTRVTSADGTLNYIPNRNITTVSNLSRSTWHASVDIPIGPNAPLDEIKKVIAAVNQKLVAQGKFGKHPAPKIVGPVTIPATASAKASLVYRVALTTTYDAEYQLTSDCLAAYLTALNNAHVSLD, encoded by the coding sequence ATGAACAAACAGATCCAACAGCTGACTAAATCTTTTGCCAACGTCGATCTGGATCAGATTGCCCAAAATATCGTCAATCGTCTATTCTCGATTTTACTGACGATCGTTATTTTTTTCATTATCCTTTGGGCAGGCAAACTCATCATCAACTACGCCTTTAGTCATACCAAACGCTTTAACATGCTCGGCGCGCACCGCATGGCAACGTTTCACACGCTGACGCTCAATATTTATCGATATACCTGCTTTTTCTTTCTGCTGTATGCCTTGCTTTCTTTGATTGGCGTACCGGTGGGAACCCTCGTCGCCAGTGCCGGAATTTTCAGTATTGCTTTGGGACTTGGTGCACAGGGATTTGTCAGCGACATGGTCAACGGTTTTTTTATTTTGCTGGAAAAGCAGCTTGACGTTGGCGATGTCGTGGTAATTGGTACGATTAAGGGTACGGTTTCTGGCATCGGACTACGAACTACTCGCGTCACCAGCGCAGATGGCACGCTTAATTACATTCCCAATCGCAATATTACTACCGTCAGCAATCTTTCCCGCTCAACCTGGCATGCCAGCGTCGACATTCCAATTGGTCCCAATGCGCCATTGGATGAGATCAAAAAAGTCATTGCGGCAGTCAATCAAAAACTAGTCGCACAGGGTAAATTCGGCAAGCATCCCGCTCCCAAAATCGTTGGTCCCGTTACGATTCCAGCAACCGCTTCTGCCAAGGCCTCATTGGTTTATCGCGTGGCTTTGACAACAACTTATGATGCCGAGTATCAATTGACCAGCGATTGCCTGGCAGCCTATCTCACGGCTTTAAACAATGCCCATGTTTCACTTGACTAA
- a CDS encoding DUF948 domain-containing protein, whose amino-acid sequence MTAGQIAGLIAAIAFVVLVCFIGMFLSRLGKTLEETTKSIDGLSKDVDALTHELENVLGNTNELLEDLNKKSSELDPAVKAIADLGQSASDVNAAARQFTDKLNAQHESAKQGRQLLANAGKKAALNLFSKLHRSKEN is encoded by the coding sequence ATGACTGCTGGACAAATTGCCGGCCTGATCGCGGCGATCGCGTTTGTAGTGCTGGTTTGTTTTATTGGAATGTTTTTGTCTCGCTTGGGCAAGACACTGGAAGAAACGACTAAAAGTATTGATGGATTAAGCAAAGATGTTGATGCGCTTACTCATGAATTAGAAAACGTCTTAGGAAATACTAACGAACTATTGGAAGACTTGAACAAAAAGTCATCAGAACTGGATCCGGCGGTAAAAGCCATTGCGGATCTTGGTCAGAGTGCCAGTGACGTTAACGCAGCGGCACGCCAGTTTACTGACAAGTTAAACGCGCAGCATGAAAGTGCCAAGCAGGGACGCCAGCTGTTGGCAAATGCCGGTAAAAAAGCAGCACTAAACCTGTTTAGCAAGCTGCATCGTTCCAAGGAAAATTAG
- a CDS encoding Xaa-Pro peptidase family protein — translation MNKLTQLRQAVNEAQLDVAYLSDPMTIKYLTGFGSDPIERVLALLVFPDHDPFLFAPALEVEAIKDTGWPYDVYGYLDHEQPYAMIAEQVKKRVAAPSRFGIEQGFLTVARLRALQEQFPKASFDYDMTPTIQHMRLIKSPDEIAILEENGKWADFAFKVGFDAVKIGATENQIAAEIHYALQKHGVMHMSFDTLIQAGAHAAEPHGATNDTKIQDNELVLFDLGTNVDGYTSDASRTVAVGTLNDKQKDIYQVCLEAQLAAQEAAKPGMTAAELDKIARDIIDKAGYGEYFIHRLGHGMGMTDHEFPSIMEGNDMLLEPGMCFSIEPGIYIPGFAGVRIEDCIHITKDGNEPFTHTTKELLYVGR, via the coding sequence ATGAACAAATTAACACAATTACGTCAAGCTGTCAATGAAGCTCAGCTCGATGTTGCCTATCTCAGTGATCCAATGACCATTAAATATCTGACCGGCTTTGGCAGCGATCCAATTGAACGGGTTTTAGCGCTGCTGGTCTTTCCTGATCACGATCCTTTCCTGTTTGCCCCAGCACTTGAAGTAGAAGCCATCAAGGATACTGGCTGGCCCTATGACGTTTACGGCTACCTCGATCATGAGCAGCCTTATGCGATGATTGCCGAACAAGTTAAAAAACGCGTTGCTGCTCCAAGCAGATTCGGGATTGAACAAGGCTTTTTGACCGTTGCTCGACTGCGGGCCTTACAAGAGCAATTTCCTAAAGCCAGCTTTGACTATGATATGACGCCAACGATTCAGCATATGCGTTTGATCAAGTCGCCAGACGAGATTGCTATTCTGGAAGAAAATGGCAAGTGGGCTGATTTCGCCTTTAAGGTTGGTTTTGATGCCGTCAAGATTGGCGCAACCGAAAACCAGATCGCCGCTGAAATCCACTATGCTCTGCAAAAACACGGCGTTATGCACATGAGCTTTGATACCTTGATTCAAGCCGGTGCCCATGCAGCTGAACCACATGGCGCTACCAATGACACCAAGATTCAAGACAACGAGCTGGTATTGTTTGATCTGGGAACCAACGTTGACGGCTACACCAGCGATGCTTCTCGAACAGTAGCAGTTGGAACGCTTAACGACAAACAAAAAGACATCTATCAAGTCTGCCTTGAGGCTCAGCTGGCCGCCCAAGAAGCTGCCAAACCCGGCATGACCGCCGCAGAACTGGATAAGATTGCCCGTGACATTATCGACAAGGCCGGCTATGGTGAATACTTCATTCATCGTCTGGGCCACGGAATGGGCATGACCGATCACGAGTTTCCTTCAATCATGGAAGGCAACGACATGCTGCTTGAGCCTGGCATGTGCTTCTCAATTGAACCAGGAATCTACATCCCAGGCTTTGCCGGCGTCCGAATCGAAGACTGCATCCATATTACAAAAGATGGCAATGAGCCGTTTACTCATACGACAAAAGAACTGCTATACGTTGGCAGATAA
- the ccpA gene encoding catabolite control protein A has translation MEKQSVTIYTVAREARVSMATVSRVVNGNPNVKPETRKKVLDVIKQLNYRPNAVARGLASKKTTTVGVVIPDVTNAYFAELALGIDDIASMYKYNMILTNSDADDRKALQVVRGLMAKQVDGIIFMGHDIPEELRQEFSSSNVPVVVAGSVTNDDELPTVRIDYQEATKQAIKYLIERVDGPVALVVGSKDSTINKRYRIEGYKQALQEAGKDFDEKLIFETHDSYAEGYKQSQAIADSGAKAAFVSDDGVAAGLLNGLTDHGVKVPDEFQIIASNNTKTTEITRPKLTTITQPLYDLGAVSMRLLTKLMNSKDEDKEDGESKDVILEHGFEKRQSTR, from the coding sequence ATGGAAAAACAATCAGTTACCATTTACACCGTGGCACGTGAAGCACGCGTTTCCATGGCGACCGTTTCGCGTGTGGTTAACGGTAATCCCAACGTTAAACCAGAAACGCGCAAAAAAGTGCTCGACGTTATCAAGCAGTTAAACTACCGCCCGAATGCCGTTGCTCGTGGACTGGCCAGCAAAAAAACGACTACGGTTGGCGTTGTGATCCCAGATGTTACGAATGCATATTTTGCAGAATTGGCATTGGGGATTGACGATATTGCTTCAATGTACAAATACAACATGATTCTGACCAACTCAGATGCTGATGATCGAAAGGCGCTGCAAGTCGTTCGCGGGCTGATGGCCAAGCAGGTTGATGGCATTATCTTTATGGGACATGATATTCCAGAAGAACTGCGGCAGGAATTCAGCTCATCCAATGTACCGGTCGTTGTGGCTGGTTCCGTTACCAACGATGATGAGCTGCCAACGGTCCGGATTGATTATCAAGAAGCTACCAAACAAGCCATTAAGTACCTGATTGAACGTGTTGATGGTCCTGTGGCATTGGTAGTAGGCTCAAAGGATAGTACCATCAACAAGCGTTACCGCATTGAAGGCTACAAGCAGGCTCTGCAGGAAGCTGGCAAGGATTTTGACGAAAAGCTGATCTTTGAGACGCATGATTCTTATGCTGAAGGCTACAAGCAATCACAAGCCATTGCTGACAGTGGCGCTAAGGCAGCCTTTGTCAGCGATGATGGCGTAGCGGCAGGCTTGCTGAACGGTTTGACTGATCATGGCGTTAAGGTTCCTGATGAGTTCCAGATTATTGCCTCAAACAATACAAAGACCACTGAGATTACACGTCCTAAGCTGACTACGATCACGCAGCCGCTTTATGACTTAGGGGCCGTATCAATGCGTCTGTTGACCAAGCTGATGAACAGTAAGGATGAAGACAAAGAAGATGGTGAATCCAAAGACGTTATTTTGGAACATGGTTTTGAAAAGCGTCAGTCAACGCGCTAG
- a CDS encoding YebC/PmpR family DNA-binding transcriptional regulator, whose protein sequence is MSGHSKWHNIQGRKNAQDAKRGKIFQKISRDLYQAAKTGDPDPANNPQLRLVIDKAHAANMPKKNIQRAIEKATGAGGAKFEEVTYEGYGPGGVAVMVFALTDNKNRTAAAVRSAFTHSGGSLGASGSVSYMFDRKGLIEILRDGLDKSEDDMLMDALDAGAEDMKATDDKFQIFTAPSDMTSVRDALQEQGYELDTAEVTMIPQNTTVVPSDKVSQYKHLIDELTDNDDVADIYEAGVIEDDDDAE, encoded by the coding sequence ATGTCAGGACATTCAAAATGGCATAACATTCAAGGGCGTAAAAACGCTCAGGATGCCAAGCGTGGCAAGATTTTCCAAAAGATTTCTCGTGACTTGTACCAAGCCGCTAAAACAGGTGATCCTGATCCAGCAAACAACCCTCAACTGCGTCTGGTAATCGACAAGGCCCATGCAGCCAACATGCCTAAGAAGAACATTCAACGGGCAATTGAAAAGGCTACTGGTGCTGGCGGTGCCAAGTTTGAAGAAGTTACTTACGAAGGCTATGGCCCAGGTGGGGTTGCAGTGATGGTATTTGCCTTGACTGACAACAAGAACCGGACGGCTGCTGCAGTACGTTCTGCATTTACTCATTCCGGCGGTTCGCTGGGTGCCAGTGGATCTGTTTCCTACATGTTTGATCGCAAGGGCTTGATTGAAATTCTGCGTGACGGTCTCGACAAGAGCGAAGACGACATGCTGATGGATGCTCTGGATGCTGGTGCTGAAGACATGAAGGCTACTGACGACAAGTTCCAGATCTTTACGGCACCAAGCGACATGACCAGCGTTCGTGATGCTTTGCAAGAACAAGGCTACGAACTGGACACGGCTGAAGTAACGATGATCCCTCAAAACACGACAGTTGTTCCTAGCGACAAGGTTAGTCAATACAAGCACTTGATTGACGAACTGACTGACAACGACGATGTTGCTGACATTTATGAAGCTGGGGTTATCGAAGACGATGACGATGCTGAATAG
- the tnpB gene encoding IS66 family insertion sequence element accessory protein TnpB (TnpB, as the term is used for proteins encoded by IS66 family insertion elements, is considered an accessory protein, since TnpC, encoded by a neighboring gene, is a DDE family transposase.): MLVNWSAPQHVYIVCGKTDLRKGIDGLAMVIAENYGLELDNDSLFLFCGNRNDRFKGLYWDGEGFILLYKRFENGGLRWPRHREDAVALTKSQIKALLEGISPLPQKRIRPAIKGPGY, from the coding sequence ATGCTGGTTAACTGGAGTGCCCCTCAGCACGTCTACATAGTTTGTGGCAAGACCGATCTGCGGAAGGGGATTGATGGTTTGGCCATGGTGATCGCAGAGAATTATGGCTTGGAATTAGATAATGATTCGTTATTCCTATTTTGTGGCAATCGTAATGACCGCTTCAAAGGCTTGTACTGGGACGGCGAAGGATTCATCCTGCTTTATAAACGCTTTGAAAATGGTGGACTGCGATGGCCGCGACATCGAGAAGACGCAGTGGCATTAACCAAGAGTCAGATTAAGGCATTGTTAGAAGGCATCTCGCCACTGCCTCAGAAACGAATCAGGCCGGCTATTAAGGGACCAGGGTATTAA